A genome region from Leifsonia sp. Root112D2 includes the following:
- a CDS encoding O-antigen ligase family protein, which produces MPVEPSTPARAAGTAAADTAADAARAHPALVPFASLLLFTLLAGEFWRDLLSWWGWGVLAGILLIASVVLLVRERRRIIWHRMPTMLGLFLLLATVSLVWSFYPGASALGLAAQWATTAAALPLALCLDWPQLLRVLSASLRWIIGLSLAFELFVSVFIRHPVLPFFTDYGHEKVPNAFYWSRDLLFHGGQIQGILGNSNLLGMCALLALIVFGVQLVDRTVRRGSGITWLILAVVTFGLTRSSTVIIATVFTAVVLIFALWTRAARPNKRLPIYVTGLVVAAASVASVAVAWNGILQIFGKSEDLTGRITIWQHVIDLAVQRPTFGWGWVSYWAPWVEPFTHLAERKGVTYLQAHNAWLDVWLQIGIVGLVIFALLVATTLLRTWFLAVDRPRTGITNDQPFTATTLLPLLILAALLAQSVAESRILVEAGWVLLVVFSVKTKMARP; this is translated from the coding sequence ATGCCCGTGGAACCCAGCACCCCCGCCCGAGCGGCCGGCACAGCGGCGGCCGACACGGCTGCGGATGCCGCGCGGGCCCACCCGGCACTCGTTCCGTTCGCCTCGCTGCTGCTCTTCACCCTGCTCGCGGGCGAATTCTGGCGCGATCTGCTCAGTTGGTGGGGCTGGGGGGTGCTCGCCGGCATCCTGCTCATCGCCAGCGTGGTGCTGCTCGTGCGCGAGCGCCGGAGAATCATCTGGCACCGGATGCCCACGATGCTTGGCCTGTTCCTGCTGCTGGCCACGGTCTCGCTCGTGTGGTCGTTCTATCCGGGGGCATCCGCGCTGGGCCTCGCCGCCCAGTGGGCCACAACGGCCGCCGCACTGCCGCTGGCACTCTGCCTCGACTGGCCGCAGCTCCTGCGCGTGCTCAGCGCCTCGCTGCGCTGGATCATCGGACTCTCCCTGGCCTTCGAACTGTTCGTCTCGGTCTTCATTCGCCACCCTGTACTGCCGTTCTTCACCGACTACGGCCACGAAAAGGTGCCCAACGCCTTCTACTGGAGCCGCGACCTGCTCTTCCACGGCGGCCAGATTCAGGGCATCCTCGGCAACAGCAACCTGCTGGGCATGTGCGCCCTGCTCGCCCTCATCGTGTTCGGGGTGCAGCTGGTCGACCGCACTGTGCGGCGCGGCAGCGGCATCACCTGGCTCATCCTCGCCGTCGTCACCTTCGGCCTCACGCGCTCCTCCACCGTGATCATCGCCACCGTCTTCACCGCCGTCGTGCTCATCTTCGCCCTCTGGACCCGTGCCGCGCGCCCCAACAAAAGACTGCCCATCTACGTGACGGGGCTGGTCGTGGCGGCGGCATCGGTGGCATCCGTCGCCGTCGCCTGGAACGGCATTCTGCAGATCTTCGGCAAGAGCGAAGACCTTACCGGCCGCATCACCATCTGGCAGCACGTGATCGACCTGGCCGTGCAGCGCCCCACATTCGGCTGGGGCTGGGTGAGCTACTGGGCACCCTGGGTCGAACCTTTCACGCATCTGGCCGAACGTAAGGGCGTCACCTACCTGCAGGCCCACAATGCGTGGCTGGATGTCTGGCTGCAGATCGGCATCGTCGGTCTCGTCATCTTCGCGCTGCTGGTGGCCACCACCCTGCTGCGCACGTGGTTCTTGGCCGTCGACCGGCCCCGCACAGGCATCACCAACGATCAACCGTTCACGGCGACAACCCTGCTGCCGCTGCTGATCCTCGCTGCCCTGCTCGCCCAGAGCGTGGCTGAGAGTCGCATTCTTGTGGAGGCAGGCTGGGTGCTGCTCGTCGTCTTCTCGGTGAAGACAAAAATGGCCCGGCCGTAG
- a CDS encoding O-antigen ligase family protein yields the protein MTTTPPRRPVIPAMATEFLGSPRFASALSLIAVGTAFCTNLLRDTMGWGGLLGILGALALLAALSLVAHRGMIEWQGILPISILVFVAWCAISIFWSMYQWATLAAIIYQVAFFFLGVYVALVRDTIQVVRAVGDVLRVLLAASLALEVFSGVIIDMPIRFLGIQGNIATGGAIQGLFGTRNQLGLVALIAFVTYLIEWRTRSVRRNTAIVSVLLAVVSLYFSHSPVIIAVLIVVLLATLALYGMRQLKAEHRLFGQFTLGVLVVAGIAATYAAREWVIAFLNAQDVLTVRYSLWLQMWHLISVNQLQGWGWIGFWRGDLPPYSIINANTGAWHANGLNAFLDVYLQVGLIGFLLFSAMVALAFSRSWLLASNKRSVVYAWAPLIIIVLVATSMAESVLLIEVSWMLMVVCAVKAAQGMSWRTALTAPVPAPTER from the coding sequence ATGACGACTACGCCGCCGCGCAGGCCTGTCATTCCGGCAATGGCAACCGAGTTTCTCGGATCGCCGCGATTCGCATCCGCTCTCTCGCTCATTGCGGTCGGCACCGCCTTCTGTACGAACCTGCTGCGGGACACCATGGGGTGGGGCGGCCTGCTCGGCATTCTCGGCGCGCTCGCCCTGCTCGCCGCGCTGTCCCTCGTGGCGCACCGCGGCATGATCGAGTGGCAGGGCATTCTGCCGATCTCGATTCTCGTCTTCGTGGCCTGGTGCGCCATCTCCATTTTCTGGAGCATGTACCAGTGGGCGACACTCGCCGCGATCATCTACCAGGTGGCGTTCTTCTTTCTCGGCGTCTACGTGGCGCTCGTGCGCGACACCATCCAGGTGGTGCGCGCGGTCGGTGACGTGCTGCGCGTGCTGCTGGCGGCATCCCTGGCCCTTGAGGTGTTCTCGGGCGTGATCATTGACATGCCCATCAGATTTCTCGGCATCCAGGGCAACATCGCCACGGGGGGCGCCATCCAGGGCCTGTTCGGCACCCGCAACCAGCTCGGCCTGGTGGCGCTCATCGCGTTCGTGACATATCTCATCGAGTGGCGCACCCGATCCGTGCGCCGCAACACCGCCATCGTCTCCGTTCTGCTTGCCGTCGTCAGCCTGTACTTCAGCCATTCGCCGGTGATCATCGCCGTGCTCATCGTGGTGCTGCTGGCGACCCTCGCGCTCTATGGCATGCGCCAGCTGAAGGCCGAGCACCGGCTCTTCGGCCAGTTCACGCTCGGCGTGCTCGTCGTCGCCGGCATAGCCGCCACCTACGCGGCGCGCGAGTGGGTCATCGCTTTTCTCAATGCGCAGGATGTGTTGACCGTGCGCTATTCTCTCTGGTTGCAGATGTGGCATCTCATCTCCGTGAACCAACTCCAGGGCTGGGGCTGGATCGGGTTCTGGCGCGGCGATCTACCGCCATACTCGATCATCAACGCCAACACGGGAGCCTGGCACGCCAACGGCCTGAATGCGTTCCTGGATGTCTACCTGCAGGTGGGTCTCATCGGCTTCCTGCTGTTCAGCGCCATGGTCGCCCTCGCGTTCAGCCGCTCCTGGCTGCTGGCCTCCAACAAGCGCAGCGTCGTCTACGCCTGGGCGCCTCTGATCATCATCGTGCTGGTGGCCACCTCCATGGCCGAAAGCGTTCTGCTCATCGAGGTGAGCTGGATGCTGATGGTCGTGTGTGCGGTGAAGGCCGCGCAGGGCATGAGCTGGCGCACGGCGCTCACGGCGCCCGTTCCCGCACCGACCGAGCGGTGA
- a CDS encoding glycosyltransferase: MVFPQDHDADVLPLYADPETWATIGGAAVRVSARSHIDDIISRSSARIGAGRRTSFASYFNAFPASYWQHWTNVQHVRLSLRTTGVGTVLVYRSNAQGIAQRVESRSISGDGVTTEFELPVRGFGDGGWYWFDIVANNKAVVLEGGEWQTSESPVQSGKVSLGITTLNKPDYCVRTLATLASSPQLLNEVDRIFIVDQGSKLVTDEPGFADVAAQLGDKLQVIIQANLGGSGGFARSMAETLDREDSAYVLLLDDDVKVEPESILRALHFGRHSRKPTLVGGHMFDLLDRPVLHAFAEVVDLKPFIWKATFKKDVPHDFRVANLRQTRWMHARMDADYNGWWFCLIPTAVVREVGLALPAFIKWDDAEYSLRARGHGFATVSMPGAALWHVSWLDKDDTLDWQAYFHARNRIVAALLHSPYKHGGLLPRDSRRWDLKHLLGMQYYPVTLRHRALRDVLSGPAHMQQGIDTILPELIAAAKDFPEKRVLRTDDELPVTNRGKQVYPIAPGTQQNEGPTGLPLIVFTAKMVLRHWFTKPSRANIEHPEVELSKRDATWFHTPYFDSALVSTADGTGKSWYRRNPRTFRRMLAESIRLHRELSRNWETLSKQYREALPEITSVEEWRKTFER; encoded by the coding sequence GTGGTCTTTCCTCAGGATCATGACGCCGATGTGTTGCCGCTGTACGCCGATCCCGAGACGTGGGCCACCATCGGAGGCGCGGCTGTTCGCGTGAGCGCCCGGTCGCACATCGACGACATCATTTCTCGCTCGAGCGCGCGCATCGGCGCGGGCAGGCGCACCTCCTTCGCCAGCTACTTCAATGCCTTCCCGGCGTCATACTGGCAGCACTGGACAAATGTGCAGCACGTGCGCCTCAGCTTGCGCACCACCGGGGTCGGCACCGTTCTCGTATACCGTTCCAACGCCCAGGGCATCGCCCAGCGCGTGGAGTCCCGCTCGATCTCCGGCGACGGCGTGACAACCGAGTTCGAGTTGCCCGTGCGCGGCTTCGGCGACGGCGGCTGGTACTGGTTCGATATTGTCGCCAACAACAAGGCTGTCGTGCTCGAGGGTGGCGAATGGCAGACTTCCGAGAGCCCCGTGCAGAGCGGCAAGGTCTCGCTCGGCATCACCACCCTGAACAAGCCCGACTACTGCGTGCGAACCCTGGCCACGCTCGCCTCCAGCCCGCAGCTTCTCAACGAGGTCGACCGCATCTTCATCGTCGACCAGGGAAGCAAATTGGTCACCGATGAGCCCGGCTTCGCGGATGTTGCGGCGCAACTCGGCGACAAGCTGCAGGTCATCATCCAGGCGAATTTGGGCGGATCCGGCGGCTTCGCACGATCCATGGCCGAGACGCTCGACCGAGAAGACAGCGCCTATGTGCTGCTGCTCGACGACGACGTGAAGGTCGAGCCCGAGAGTATCCTGCGCGCGCTGCACTTCGGCAGGCACTCACGCAAGCCGACGCTCGTGGGCGGGCATATGTTCGACCTGCTCGATCGCCCGGTGCTGCACGCCTTCGCCGAGGTCGTCGATCTCAAACCCTTCATCTGGAAGGCGACGTTCAAGAAGGATGTGCCTCACGATTTTCGCGTGGCCAACCTGCGCCAGACCCGATGGATGCACGCGCGCATGGACGCGGACTACAACGGCTGGTGGTTCTGCCTGATTCCCACCGCTGTGGTGCGTGAGGTTGGTCTTGCGCTGCCCGCCTTCATCAAGTGGGACGACGCCGAATACAGTCTGCGGGCACGCGGACACGGCTTTGCCACCGTGAGCATGCCCGGGGCGGCGCTCTGGCACGTCTCCTGGCTTGACAAGGACGACACGCTCGACTGGCAGGCCTATTTTCACGCTCGCAACCGCATCGTCGCCGCGCTGCTGCACTCGCCGTACAAGCACGGTGGCCTGCTGCCGCGCGACAGCCGGCGCTGGGATCTCAAGCATCTGCTCGGCATGCAGTACTACCCCGTCACGCTTCGTCACCGCGCCCTGCGCGATGTGCTCAGTGGCCCCGCTCACATGCAGCAGGGCATCGACACGATACTTCCAGAACTGATTGCCGCCGCGAAGGACTTTCCCGAGAAGCGTGTGCTGCGCACCGATGACGAGCTGCCTGTGACGAACCGCGGCAAGCAGGTCTATCCGATCGCGCCGGGCACGCAGCAGAATGAGGGTCCGACCGGCCTTCCCCTGATCGTGTTCACCGCGAAGATGGTGCTGCGGCACTGGTTTACGAAGCCGAGCAGGGCCAACATCGAGCACCCCGAGGTTGAGCTCTCCAAGCGGGACGCGACCTGGTTTCACACGCCGTACTTCGACAGCGCGCTGGTCTCGACGGCTGACGGCACCGGCAAGAGCTGGTACCGGCGCAATCCGCGCACCTTCCGCCGGATGCTCGCGGAGAGCATCCGGCTGCACCGCGAGCTCTCGCGCAACTGGGAGACGCTCTCAAAGCAGTACCGCGAGGCGCTGCCTGAGATCACCTCCGTCGAGGAGTGGCGCAAGACCTTCGAGCGCTAA
- the glf gene encoding UDP-galactopyranose mutase, with the protein MDLVVVGSGFFGLTIAERAATELGLTVTVVDRRPHIGGNAYSVADPETGIEVHQYGAHLFHTSNQTVWDYVNRFTKFTNYQHKVYTNHDGVVFPLPVNLGTINQFFAAAYSPDEARALIAEQASEYDTKNAANLEEKGISLIGRPLYEAFIRDYTAKQWQTDPTELPAEVISRLPVRYNYDNRYFSDTWEGLPVNGYTAWLEAMADHPNIEVVLNTDFFDESQPINKAATVGRVPVVYTGPIDRYFDYSEGALSWRTLDFEQEVLPIGDFQGTPVMNYADADVPYTRIHEFRHFHPERTEYPSDKTIIMREFSRFATRDDEPYYPVNTADDRAGLLKYRELQAGEKDVYFGGRLGTYQYLDMHMAIASALTMFSNKLEPELRARTA; encoded by the coding sequence GTGGATCTCGTCGTCGTCGGGTCCGGATTCTTCGGGCTCACCATCGCGGAGCGTGCCGCCACCGAACTCGGGCTCACCGTCACGGTCGTCGACCGGCGCCCGCACATCGGCGGCAACGCGTACAGCGTGGCCGATCCGGAGACCGGCATCGAGGTGCACCAGTACGGCGCGCACCTGTTCCACACCTCGAACCAGACCGTGTGGGACTACGTCAACCGCTTCACGAAGTTCACCAACTACCAGCACAAGGTCTACACGAACCACGACGGCGTGGTCTTTCCGCTGCCCGTCAACCTGGGCACCATCAACCAGTTCTTCGCGGCCGCATACTCGCCCGACGAGGCGCGCGCGCTGATCGCCGAGCAGGCTTCCGAATACGACACCAAGAACGCCGCAAACCTCGAAGAGAAGGGCATCTCCCTCATCGGGCGGCCCCTCTACGAGGCCTTCATTCGCGACTACACCGCCAAGCAGTGGCAGACCGACCCTACCGAGCTGCCCGCCGAGGTCATCAGCCGGCTTCCGGTGCGCTACAACTACGACAACCGCTACTTCAGCGACACGTGGGAAGGCCTTCCGGTCAACGGCTACACGGCGTGGCTCGAGGCCATGGCCGACCACCCGAACATCGAGGTCGTGCTGAACACCGACTTCTTCGACGAGTCGCAGCCCATCAACAAGGCCGCCACGGTCGGTCGCGTGCCCGTCGTGTACACGGGGCCGATCGACCGCTATTTCGACTATTCCGAAGGCGCGCTGTCGTGGCGCACGCTCGACTTCGAGCAGGAGGTGTTGCCCATCGGCGACTTCCAGGGCACCCCGGTGATGAATTACGCGGATGCCGACGTGCCGTACACGCGCATCCACGAATTCCGCCACTTCCACCCGGAACGCACCGAATACCCGAGCGACAAGACGATCATCATGAGGGAGTTCTCGCGCTTCGCCACCCGCGACGACGAGCCATATTACCCGGTGAATACCGCGGATGACCGCGCGGGCCTGCTGAAATACCGCGAGCTGCAGGCCGGGGAGAAGGACGTCTACTTCGGCGGCCGCCTCGGCACCTACCAGTACCTCGACATGCACATGGCCATCGCCTCGGCTCTCACGATGTTCAGCAACAAGCTTGAGCCTGAACTGCGGGCGCGCACCGCGTAA